In the genome of Gammaproteobacteria bacterium, one region contains:
- a CDS encoding conserved membrane hypothetical protein (Evidence 4 : Unknown function but conserved in other organisms) — protein sequence MKIEPENSPLAASTHPANLRIVTISPPARELALGWLILGITALAIAGLFAILLVFARTPGLLTFIPAVDLFRTTLIVHVDQSVLIWFLAFGGVLWSLGEREITFPHRLALVFATLGCLAIALTPFVGFSEPYLNNYVPVLRHPLFFGGILLFGTGVLLQVLLALRQATTHASHWTRPDRLAALTAAVATLIALLALAWTWFHLTRWEGQAYFEYLFWGGGHTIQFAYTQLMVAAWLGLAAGLGLKLRLSVRVLQGLLVLGTLPILIVPVLYARYAVDSPEAHNAFMILMRHGGGLAAIPIGLMVAHGLVKRRGEMSSDERPLYSALTASLLLFVIGGVLGWLISGLNTIIPAHYHGSIVGVTLALMGLTYYLLPLLGFAPPPSRLATIQPWVYASGQLLHIAGLAVSGAMGIQRKTPGTAQGLDTLGAKIAMGVMGIGGLLAIIGGILFVVAVVYALRHPRTPRW from the coding sequence ATGAAAATAGAACCTGAGAATTCTCCACTGGCCGCCTCTACCCATCCAGCGAACCTACGGATAGTAACGATCTCCCCTCCCGCCCGTGAGCTGGCACTTGGCTGGTTAATCCTCGGTATCACCGCCCTGGCCATCGCCGGACTGTTCGCCATTCTCTTGGTTTTTGCTCGTACACCGGGGCTCTTAACCTTTATTCCTGCCGTAGATCTCTTTCGTACCACGTTGATTGTGCATGTTGATCAATCAGTACTTATCTGGTTTCTCGCCTTCGGCGGCGTACTCTGGAGCCTAGGGGAGCGCGAAATTACCTTCCCTCACCGTTTGGCACTGGTATTCGCTACTCTTGGCTGCCTTGCCATCGCACTCACCCCGTTCGTCGGATTTAGTGAGCCGTATCTCAACAATTACGTGCCGGTATTACGTCATCCTCTATTCTTTGGCGGGATATTACTCTTCGGAACAGGGGTGTTGCTCCAAGTGCTACTCGCCCTACGCCAAGCAACCACACACGCCTCCCACTGGACTCGACCTGACCGACTGGCGGCTCTTACCGCTGCGGTGGCAACACTTATCGCGCTTCTCGCGCTGGCCTGGACTTGGTTTCACCTTACGCGCTGGGAAGGCCAAGCCTATTTTGAGTACCTATTCTGGGGGGGCGGTCACACCATCCAATTTGCCTATACCCAACTCATGGTCGCGGCTTGGCTTGGTCTGGCCGCCGGATTAGGGTTGAAGTTACGGCTATCCGTTCGGGTACTTCAGGGATTGCTCGTCCTTGGCACACTGCCGATCCTGATTGTCCCCGTGCTCTATGCACGCTACGCGGTTGATTCCCCGGAGGCACACAATGCCTTTATGATTCTGATGCGACATGGGGGAGGTCTCGCGGCCATTCCTATTGGGCTCATGGTCGCCCACGGATTAGTAAAACGACGCGGAGAGATGTCTAGCGACGAACGTCCGTTGTATTCGGCCCTCACCGCATCGCTGCTCTTGTTTGTCATTGGTGGCGTACTAGGTTGGTTAATCTCCGGCCTCAATACCATCATTCCCGCGCATTACCACGGTTCTATCGTCGGGGTGACACTGGCGCTCATGGGACTCACCTACTACCTACTTCCCCTGTTGGGATTTGCACCTCCACCTTCACGATTGGCAACCATCCAACCATGGGTCTACGCGTCGGGACAATTGCTGCACATTGCGGGGCTCGCCGTCTCTGGGGCGATGGGGATTCAACGTAAAACTCCAGGAACCGCCCAAGGACTGGACACGCTGGGCGCCAAAATAGCAATGGGAGTTATGGGAATCGGTGGCCTTCTGGCCATTATCGGCGGGATTTTATTCGTGGTGGCTGTTGTCTATGCCCTACGCCACCCACGCACACCACGCTGGTAG
- the cyoE gene encoding Protoheme IX farnesyltransferase — protein sequence MATIEISLTKTEQKTVFLSWRRYYELTKPKVVMLILFTALVGMLLSTPGIVPWPLLFLGLLGIGMSAAAGAVVNQVVDQYIDAVMERTRGRPLPSGRMDTPHAISFAVLLALVAMAILMVWVNLLTAILTFSAFIGYAVIYTVFLKRHTPQNIVWGGLAGALPPLLGWTAVTGEINIHGLLLVLLIFVWTPPHFWALAIKRREEYARANIPMLPVTHGVLFTKQQILLYTLMLLAVSLMPFITRMSGLLYLVVAVVLGLGFVYHAWRLLRSDEDGWAMRTFAYSIIYLTSIFAVLLIDHYL from the coding sequence ATGGCTACCATCGAGATTTCCTTGACAAAGACCGAACAGAAAACCGTATTCCTGTCTTGGCGGCGTTATTATGAGTTGACCAAGCCGAAGGTTGTTATGTTGATTCTGTTTACCGCCTTGGTGGGGATGTTGCTCTCCACTCCGGGAATTGTGCCGTGGCCATTGCTGTTCCTTGGTCTTCTCGGGATCGGGATGTCGGCGGCGGCGGGGGCGGTGGTGAATCAGGTTGTGGACCAATATATTGATGCGGTAATGGAACGGACGCGCGGGCGTCCTCTACCGAGTGGACGGATGGATACTCCCCATGCCATTAGCTTTGCGGTGTTGTTGGCGTTAGTCGCGATGGCAATCTTGATGGTGTGGGTGAACCTTTTGACTGCGATACTCACCTTCAGTGCCTTTATCGGTTACGCCGTGATCTACACCGTATTTCTCAAGCGTCACACCCCCCAGAATATTGTTTGGGGAGGTTTGGCGGGGGCGTTGCCGCCTTTATTGGGCTGGACTGCGGTCACCGGTGAAATAAATATTCATGGGCTGTTATTGGTGCTGCTGATCTTTGTTTGGACGCCGCCTCACTTTTGGGCGCTGGCGATCAAGCGTCGTGAGGAGTATGCGCGGGCGAATATTCCCATGTTGCCAGTAACGCATGGTGTTCTTTTTACCAAACAACAGATTCTTCTCTATACGCTGATGTTGCTGGCGGTGTCGCTGATGCCATTTATAACGCGCATGAGCGGATTGTTGTATCTGGTGGTGGCCGTGGTATTAGGATTGGGTTTCGTCTATCACGCCTGGCGTTTGCTACGTAGCGACGAGGATGGTTGGGCGATGCGTACCTTCGCTTACTCGATTATCTATCTCACCTCAATCTTTGCCGTGTTGTTGATCGATCACTATCTGTAG
- a CDS encoding conserved hypothetical protein (Evidence 4 : Unknown function but conserved in other organisms), which yields MKEAEQIGVDDFAGTPRRSLWQLWLMVVIFALPVVASWFFYFNPQWLPATRSNHGELISPAHPWPQGLKLVHSNNGTSFMGPEVLGRHWTLLTVEQLPCAEACRAKLSQMLQIRRALGESQFEVERMVLLVGPLGTEDAAFNFEGARGVVADTSALPVLREFFGPNTDFWNHLYIMDPAGNLMMRYPVDAPSKDVLKDLEHLLRSSKH from the coding sequence ATGAAAGAAGCTGAACAGATAGGTGTAGATGATTTCGCCGGAACGCCGCGTCGCAGTCTGTGGCAGTTGTGGTTGATGGTGGTGATTTTTGCCCTACCGGTAGTTGCCTCTTGGTTCTTCTATTTCAATCCGCAATGGTTGCCGGCTACCCGAAGCAATCACGGCGAATTGATCTCGCCAGCGCATCCTTGGCCCCAGGGGCTCAAGTTAGTTCATAGTAATAACGGGACTTCGTTTATGGGACCAGAGGTGTTGGGGCGTCACTGGACTCTACTGACGGTGGAGCAACTGCCCTGTGCTGAGGCTTGCCGTGCCAAGTTGTCACAGATGCTACAAATCAGACGGGCATTGGGTGAGAGCCAATTTGAGGTAGAGCGAATGGTGCTCTTGGTAGGACCCCTCGGAACGGAGGATGCTGCTTTCAATTTTGAGGGGGCGCGGGGGGTGGTGGCAGACACCTCCGCATTGCCAGTTTTGCGTGAGTTTTTTGGCCCTAATACCGATTTTTGGAATCATCTCTACATCATGGACCCCGCAGGGAATTTAATGATGCGTTATCCTGTCGATGCCCCGTCGAAAGACGTACTCAAGGACCTGGAGCATCTGTTGAGATCCTCAAAGCACTAA
- a CDS encoding SURF1-like protein: MALGKFHFRLRVAPVFFLLLPACVCVALGLWQLDRAEQKRQLAAELSSRAQASVLEVGDNLVDVTNIYHRKVQVRGYFEEAGQVFIENRRYNDKIGFYAITPLHIIGSERRILVNRGWVATMDSASVPVELVTVSGVVEVPSPPALVLHGSDDAAKAWGKRWPYLTLPLYQATTSYPLQSVIVLQDSADPHGFVRNWPHDLPSDVTHIGYAIQWFAFALIALVLFVRSSLVNHVELADERS; encoded by the coding sequence ATGGCTCTTGGCAAGTTTCATTTTAGATTGAGGGTTGCGCCCGTCTTTTTTCTGTTGTTGCCAGCCTGTGTCTGTGTAGCTTTGGGTCTCTGGCAATTGGATCGGGCCGAGCAGAAGCGCCAATTGGCCGCTGAACTTTCCTCTCGTGCCCAAGCCTCGGTCTTGGAGGTTGGTGATAATCTAGTCGATGTGACGAATATCTATCATCGTAAGGTTCAGGTGCGCGGTTATTTTGAAGAGGCGGGCCAGGTCTTTATCGAAAATCGTCGTTACAATGACAAGATCGGTTTCTATGCCATCACGCCACTGCACATTATTGGTTCAGAGCGGCGCATATTAGTGAATCGAGGTTGGGTGGCCACGATGGATTCCGCCTCTGTTCCGGTCGAGCTAGTGACAGTGAGTGGTGTGGTCGAGGTTCCCTCCCCACCAGCGTTGGTGTTGCACGGCAGCGATGATGCGGCTAAAGCATGGGGTAAACGCTGGCCATATCTGACGCTCCCCTTATATCAGGCCACAACCTCCTATCCATTACAGTCAGTAATTGTCCTCCAAGATTCGGCGGATCCTCATGGTTTCGTACGTAATTGGCCGCATGACCTTCCCAGTGATGTCACGCATATCGGCTATGCCATCCAATGGTTTGCCTTTGCGCTCATCGCGTTGGTGTTGTTTGTGCGCTCGTCATTGGTTAACCACGTAGAGTTGGCAGATGAAAGAAGCTGA
- a CDS encoding conserved hypothetical protein (Evidence 4 : Unknown function but conserved in other organisms), protein MNIIVKLPVLLLLGFIVVSLIEGMYFLAKDDGAVDRTRVVKALTIRITLSLLLFLLLILGYFTGLIQPHELG, encoded by the coding sequence ATGAACATCATTGTCAAACTACCGGTCCTGCTTCTACTCGGTTTCATCGTCGTATCCCTCATTGAGGGAATGTACTTTCTTGCCAAGGACGACGGTGCCGTTGATCGCACTCGTGTCGTCAAGGCCCTGACGATCCGCATCACACTCTCCTTATTGTTGTTCTTGTTACTCATCCTGGGCTACTTCACAGGGCTAATCCAGCCCCACGAACTAGGCTAA
- a CDS encoding hypothetical protein (Evidence 5 : Unknown function): protein MAFRGRGVVRTLYFRILDVVREIFCTQKNPPFFLTPVQAMSGVERKGGFSAPY, encoded by the coding sequence TTGGCATTTCGTGGACGTGGTGTGGTTAGGACTCTTTATTTTCGTATACTGGATGTAGTACGAGAGATCTTTTGTACACAGAAAAATCCCCCCTTTTTTCTTACCCCCGTTCAAGCAATGTCGGGGGTAGAAAGAAAGGGGGGGTTTAGTGCGCCATATTAA
- a CDS encoding cytochrome c oxidase subunit III, which yields MASTQPGSNQYFIPEPSPWPVVAMLSVFTILIGVALTVNGVGVGPFVILGGFLLFAYLLFSWFGDVVKENLAGSYNKQVDRSFRQGMLWFIASEVFFFASFFGSLYYIRAVAVPWLGGEGFMGATKMLYSQFVPHWPTAGPGQLGGEFHPMEAWGIPAINTLILLTSGATVTWAHWGLKIGKNNQLVMGLIATVALGLLFVCLQAFEYHHAYEEMNLTLHSGVYGSTFYMLTGFHGLHVTIGAIMLMAILGRSIKGHFTIHNHFAFEAVAWYWHFVDVVWLGLFIFVYWM from the coding sequence ATGGCGAGTACGCAACCCGGATCTAATCAATATTTCATTCCTGAGCCGAGTCCATGGCCGGTGGTTGCCATGCTTTCGGTGTTTACAATACTGATCGGTGTGGCTCTGACAGTTAACGGCGTTGGGGTAGGACCGTTCGTAATATTGGGTGGTTTCTTATTGTTTGCCTACCTGCTGTTTAGTTGGTTTGGCGATGTTGTGAAGGAAAATCTTGCGGGCAGTTATAACAAACAGGTGGATCGTTCGTTCCGCCAGGGGATGTTGTGGTTTATCGCCTCGGAGGTGTTCTTTTTTGCGAGCTTTTTCGGATCGCTTTATTACATTCGCGCCGTTGCTGTGCCGTGGTTGGGGGGAGAGGGCTTTATGGGAGCTACCAAGATGCTCTATAGCCAATTTGTACCTCACTGGCCTACGGCAGGTCCCGGGCAGTTGGGCGGGGAATTCCATCCCATGGAGGCATGGGGAATCCCGGCAATCAATACCCTGATCCTGTTGACTTCCGGCGCGACAGTCACCTGGGCGCACTGGGGATTGAAGATAGGAAAAAATAATCAGTTGGTAATGGGATTAATCGCGACGGTTGCCCTGGGTCTCCTCTTCGTCTGTCTTCAGGCGTTTGAGTATCATCATGCCTACGAAGAGATGAATCTGACGCTGCACTCCGGAGTCTATGGTTCAACTTTCTATATGCTGACCGGTTTTCACGGCCTTCATGTGACGATTGGTGCCATTATGCTGATGGCAATCCTAGGACGTTCCATCAAGGGTCACTTTACTATTCACAATCACTTTGCCTTTGAGGCGGTTGCCTGGTATTGGCATTTCGTGGACGTGGTGTGGTTAGGACTCTTTATTTTCGTATACTGGATGTAG
- a CDS encoding cytochrome c oxidase assembly protein subunit 11 → MTQVPTDRQARQRRVMWLLAVLAVGMFGLGFALVPLYGLFCSAIGISPSAETARTGATVGISAAPRWVTVKFDGAVQPNLPWDFQPPEPRTLSVQVGETYEVRFSAVNRSHQRVTGQAIPAIVPWQATNFFHKLECFCFQKQTLEGDERVEMPLRFTVSPDLPKEIDAVMLLYTFMRIETGPDVRVTQ, encoded by the coding sequence ATGACCCAAGTTCCCACCGACCGCCAGGCGCGGCAGCGTCGCGTTATGTGGTTACTGGCTGTTCTGGCGGTCGGGATGTTCGGCTTAGGTTTCGCGTTGGTGCCGTTGTATGGACTCTTCTGCAGTGCGATAGGGATTTCGCCGAGTGCGGAGACTGCCCGGACGGGCGCTACCGTAGGGATATCGGCAGCGCCACGTTGGGTCACTGTCAAGTTTGATGGTGCAGTGCAGCCGAACCTGCCGTGGGATTTTCAGCCGCCGGAGCCGCGCACGCTCAGTGTGCAAGTGGGTGAGACCTACGAGGTCCGCTTTTCTGCGGTCAACCGATCCCATCAACGAGTGACGGGGCAGGCCATACCCGCCATCGTGCCTTGGCAGGCGACCAACTTTTTTCACAAACTGGAATGTTTTTGTTTCCAGAAGCAAACGCTTGAGGGAGATGAGCGCGTGGAGATGCCATTGCGATTTACGGTGTCGCCCGATTTGCCGAAGGAAATCGATGCGGTGATGCTTCTGTATACCTTCATGCGCATCGAAACTGGACCGGATGTCCGTGTGACGCAATGA
- the ctaD gene encoding Cytochrome c oxidase subunit 1, whose product MTTATMHHDDHEHGAPTGWKRWVFSTNHKDIGTMYLIFALIMLFLGGLSAMAIRAELFMPGIQLLQPDLYNNIVTNHALVMVFGAVMPAAAGLANWMIPLMIGAPDMALPRLNNLSFWLLPAAAVMLVLSFIVPFFPGGGSQINTGWTIYPPLSVQVGMSMDFLIFTVHILGVSSILASINIIVTIFNMRAPGMTMMKMPIFVWTWLITAFLLILILPVLAGGVTMLLFDRHFGTSFFNAAGGGDPVLFQHLFWFFGHPEVYVLLLPSMGVLSSVIPTFSRKPLFGYKSLVGAMILLGSIGMGVWAHHQYSIGMSLGAVKYFMIGTILISIPVGLMVFNYMATMWRGAMTFETPMLFAVAILLMFTFGGLTGVMLAVVPADLQYQDSMFVVAHFHYVLMPGAVFALFAAVFYWLPKWTGHMYDERLGKIFFWINVISFNVTFFPQHFQGLAGMPRRIVDYNPMFTEFNMLSSVASFVFGLSHLLLLYIIIKTVRGGKPAGAKPWEGAKGLEWELSSPPPFHSWTTAPKVA is encoded by the coding sequence ATGACCACAGCAACCATGCATCACGACGACCATGAGCACGGCGCACCTACCGGTTGGAAGCGGTGGGTGTTCTCGACCAACCACAAAGACATCGGCACGATGTATCTGATCTTCGCCCTGATTATGCTGTTTTTGGGCGGACTGAGTGCCATGGCAATCCGGGCGGAGTTGTTTATGCCCGGAATTCAGTTACTACAACCGGACCTTTACAACAATATAGTCACTAACCACGCCCTTGTGATGGTATTTGGCGCTGTCATGCCGGCTGCGGCAGGACTTGCCAACTGGATGATCCCTCTGATGATTGGGGCGCCTGACATGGCCCTGCCACGACTCAACAATCTCTCTTTCTGGTTGTTGCCTGCCGCAGCGGTGATGTTGGTTCTGTCCTTCATCGTACCGTTCTTTCCCGGTGGTGGCAGTCAGATCAATACTGGCTGGACTATCTATCCACCCCTGTCGGTGCAGGTCGGTATGTCGATGGACTTCCTTATTTTTACCGTCCATATCCTCGGTGTCTCCTCGATCCTTGCCTCGATCAACATTATCGTTACCATTTTCAATATGCGTGCCCCAGGCATGACCATGATGAAAATGCCGATCTTTGTCTGGACTTGGCTGATCACTGCCTTCCTGTTGATACTGATCCTGCCGGTGCTGGCGGGGGGCGTAACAATGCTGTTGTTTGATCGCCACTTCGGGACGAGCTTCTTCAATGCCGCCGGCGGCGGCGATCCGGTGCTCTTCCAGCATCTGTTCTGGTTCTTTGGGCATCCCGAAGTCTATGTTCTGCTTCTGCCGTCAATGGGCGTGCTTTCCTCCGTGATTCCGACTTTCTCCCGCAAGCCGCTGTTTGGGTACAAGTCGTTGGTTGGCGCCATGATTCTCCTAGGGAGCATTGGTATGGGAGTATGGGCACACCACCAGTACAGCATTGGTATGTCGCTGGGGGCGGTGAAGTACTTTATGATTGGTACGATTCTCATCTCCATTCCAGTCGGTTTGATGGTCTTCAATTACATGGCGACGATGTGGCGTGGTGCGATGACTTTTGAAACACCAATGTTGTTTGCCGTGGCAATCTTGTTGATGTTTACTTTTGGTGGCTTGACTGGGGTAATGCTCGCAGTAGTCCCGGCTGACCTGCAATATCAGGACAGTATGTTCGTGGTGGCACATTTCCACTACGTGCTGATGCCAGGGGCAGTGTTCGCGCTATTCGCCGCAGTTTTCTATTGGCTACCTAAGTGGACAGGCCATATGTATGACGAACGTCTTGGCAAGATTTTCTTCTGGATCAATGTCATCAGCTTTAACGTGACGTTCTTCCCGCAGCACTTCCAGGGACTGGCGGGTATGCCACGGCGTATTGTTGATTACAACCCGATGTTCACTGAATTCAATATGTTGTCGAGCGTCGCGTCTTTCGTCTTTGGCCTAAGTCACCTTCTGTTGCTGTACATCATCATCAAGACCGTCCGTGGTGGTAAGCCTGCAGGGGCAAAGCCATGGGAAGGGGCGAAGGGGCTGGAGTGGGAATTGTCGTCGCCACCGCCGTTCCATAGCTGGACCACTGCGCCCAAGGTAGCTTAA
- a CDS encoding cytochrome c oxidase subunit II — protein sequence MPRLRTTTTPLLLSLLGVGAAHAELGVNFPPPATTIGQEIYDVHMMTARIATIILVIVFSMVIYSLIFHRKSRGYQPDQHFHESWFGKWSWILVPAIVLGVDFTIAGSADKTLERIWDVPKEKMMDVKITGHQWWWEYEYIDQGIKIESRFLPADKAGDLYLREVDNHVVLPTNTKIRFLNAAVDVNHAWWVPEFGFKRDAIVGYVSESWAEITKEGTFRGQCAELCGTWHSRMPIVVDAVSPQKFAAWVGEQKALKVAAAAEATSAKVWTKEALMEKGMDLYNTKCGACHQLNGQGLPPAFPALKGSKIATGPLAGHLDRVLNGKTGTAMPAWNMLNDLEIAAIVTYERNAWGNNTGDVVQPAQVKAAR from the coding sequence ATGCCTAGACTGCGCACAACCACAACGCCCTTGCTGCTCTCTCTGCTTGGAGTCGGTGCGGCCCATGCCGAGTTGGGGGTGAACTTCCCACCGCCAGCAACGACGATAGGGCAGGAGATCTACGATGTCCATATGATGACGGCGCGTATCGCTACGATAATCCTCGTCATTGTCTTTTCGATGGTCATCTATTCACTTATCTTTCACCGTAAGAGTCGTGGCTATCAGCCTGACCAGCATTTCCATGAAAGCTGGTTTGGCAAGTGGTCGTGGATTCTTGTCCCGGCTATCGTGCTCGGTGTTGACTTTACTATTGCAGGATCGGCTGATAAAACTCTTGAGAGAATTTGGGATGTCCCCAAAGAGAAGATGATGGATGTCAAGATTACTGGTCATCAATGGTGGTGGGAGTATGAATATATTGACCAGGGCATCAAGATAGAGAGTCGATTCCTTCCCGCAGATAAGGCGGGAGACCTCTATCTGCGTGAGGTCGATAATCATGTGGTGTTACCTACCAACACCAAGATTCGCTTCCTTAATGCTGCGGTTGACGTTAATCATGCCTGGTGGGTGCCGGAGTTTGGTTTCAAGCGTGACGCTATCGTTGGTTACGTTAGTGAAAGCTGGGCGGAGATTACCAAGGAAGGAACTTTCCGTGGACAGTGTGCGGAGTTGTGCGGCACGTGGCATTCACGGATGCCCATCGTAGTGGATGCGGTGTCTCCTCAGAAGTTTGCTGCTTGGGTGGGGGAGCAGAAAGCCCTCAAAGTTGCTGCAGCAGCAGAGGCTACCAGCGCCAAGGTTTGGACCAAAGAGGCGCTTATGGAGAAGGGGATGGACCTCTACAACACCAAGTGTGGTGCCTGCCACCAGCTTAACGGTCAAGGTCTACCGCCCGCCTTTCCAGCCCTCAAGGGTAGCAAGATCGCTACCGGTCCCCTTGCTGGTCACCTAGATCGGGTCCTGAATGGCAAAACTGGCACGGCCATGCCCGCCTGGAACATGCTCAACGACCTTGAAATCGCCGCTATCGTGACCTACGAGCGCAATGCTTGGGGTAACAATACGGGAGATGTTGTTCAACCCGCCCAGGTGAAGGCCGCCCGCTAA
- a CDS encoding Adenylate/guanylate cyclase domain-containing protein, protein MAAQVHSLAIMFADISGSTALYESLGDVVARRIVAGCLATLTEITLRNQGTVVKSIGDELLCIFPSARAAVEASAAMHEALDPDLTHNNKDPLSQPQLGVRIGINYGPTLMEDGDIFGDAVNLAARVVSLTKVHQTLCTGQTIESLGGQSSFDTRCLGRTTVKGKLEEIDIYEVIWKQEDLTSVMVSSLPSPSVRVRLLHLELGEKKLEIGQQRQCVTLGRGQNSDLVTAEPLASRTHARIESRHGKFIIQDQSTNGTFVRTEDGREVVLHREELLLQGSGLIGLGRVPGPDNPHTLRFQSDD, encoded by the coding sequence ATGGCGGCTCAGGTTCATTCGTTAGCTATCATGTTTGCCGATATTAGCGGCAGTACAGCCCTTTATGAGTCTTTGGGGGATGTCGTTGCTCGTCGCATAGTGGCCGGCTGTCTTGCCACGCTTACCGAGATAACTCTTCGGAATCAGGGGACCGTCGTTAAGTCCATCGGTGACGAGTTGCTATGTATCTTCCCCTCTGCTCGAGCAGCCGTCGAGGCCAGTGCAGCCATGCACGAGGCGTTAGATCCGGACCTTACCCATAACAACAAGGACCCGCTATCGCAACCGCAGCTCGGCGTACGGATTGGGATTAACTACGGTCCAACCCTGATGGAAGATGGGGATATCTTCGGCGATGCGGTCAATCTAGCGGCGCGCGTGGTCAGTCTGACCAAAGTCCATCAGACCCTGTGTACCGGGCAGACCATCGAATCTCTCGGCGGGCAGAGTTCCTTTGATACCCGTTGTCTGGGACGTACCACGGTCAAGGGGAAGCTGGAAGAGATCGACATCTACGAGGTCATCTGGAAGCAGGAGGACTTGACCAGTGTGATGGTGAGTTCCCTTCCTAGTCCCTCGGTGCGTGTGAGGCTGTTGCACCTGGAGCTAGGTGAGAAGAAGCTGGAGATTGGTCAACAGCGCCAATGTGTAACTTTGGGGCGAGGGCAAAACAGCGATTTGGTTACCGCAGAACCCTTGGCCTCGCGGACCCATGCCCGCATCGAGAGTCGGCATGGCAAGTTCATTATCCAAGACCAAAGCACCAACGGGACCTTTGTGCGAACCGAGGACGGCCGCGAGGTGGTGCTCCACCGCGAAGAGCTGCTCTTACAGGGCAGTGGTCTCATCGGTTTGGGGCGTGTCCCTGGCCCTGATAACCCCCACACCTTACGTTTTCAATCCGACGATTGA
- a CDS encoding putative EndoU_bacteria domain-containing protein (Evidence 3 : Putative function from multiple computational evidences) codes for MPFSKDICLFALLGFILGMGGVVRPALAVVTNHGEFVASDQCPATLTLQEVNPGRVQLEPGRAYRALALNRRGGNWVRIIIPEARPRVRWADLDCGEYRADEGTLRFAPFFDQRNNPVYVDYPRENRQDITPQPPPVSPLEERLLALCGHPGDYPEPGAFRALIESEPHLLADLTEALGCQVGATDCGHEAILDRITDLWFLADGFRRVFCGEAGPTRLDGPHYRAAYLQFQRRGWAGLMAPHRGREEIVPGAIYSVGTEHEWRGQRVQTPVSPGYFYTLDGAELLVHGTRAITLLGAPATKQACRYTINDPHLAKPFHSVVIGKDGGLKTFYPTALADRTLRPCQP; via the coding sequence GTGCCCTTTAGCAAAGACATCTGTCTCTTCGCTCTCCTCGGATTTATCCTAGGGATGGGGGGGGTGGTACGCCCTGCTCTTGCTGTGGTTACTAATCACGGGGAGTTCGTAGCCTCCGATCAATGCCCTGCAACTCTTACGTTACAAGAGGTAAATCCCGGCCGAGTACAGTTGGAACCTGGGCGGGCCTACCGTGCCCTGGCCCTGAACCGACGGGGCGGAAATTGGGTACGCATCATCATACCGGAGGCCCGACCACGTGTGCGCTGGGCCGACCTGGACTGTGGGGAGTATCGCGCAGACGAGGGAACACTACGTTTCGCTCCTTTTTTTGACCAGCGGAACAATCCGGTCTATGTCGACTATCCCCGAGAAAATCGCCAGGACATCACCCCGCAACCACCGCCGGTCAGCCCCCTGGAGGAGCGTTTACTCGCTCTCTGCGGTCACCCAGGAGACTACCCAGAACCGGGTGCCTTTCGTGCCCTAATAGAATCAGAGCCCCACCTCCTGGCGGATCTGACCGAGGCATTAGGCTGCCAAGTAGGGGCAACGGACTGCGGACACGAGGCCATTCTCGACCGTATTACCGATCTATGGTTTCTCGCGGACGGTTTCCGACGTGTTTTCTGTGGAGAGGCAGGTCCGACACGCCTGGACGGACCTCACTACCGCGCCGCCTATCTACAATTCCAGCGCCGGGGCTGGGCTGGACTGATGGCACCCCATAGAGGACGCGAGGAGATCGTACCGGGAGCAATCTATAGCGTGGGGACCGAACACGAATGGCGCGGCCAACGGGTACAGACACCGGTATCACCAGGCTATTTCTACACCCTGGACGGCGCTGAACTACTGGTACATGGAACCCGTGCCATCACCCTCTTAGGTGCCCCAGCCACGAAGCAAGCGTGCCGCTACACCATCAATGACCCACACCTGGCAAAGCCCTTTCACAGCGTCGTAATCGGCAAGGATGGCGGTCTAAAAACCTTCTACCCGACGGCCCTGGCAGACCGAACGCTACGGCCTTGCCAGCCATAG
- a CDS encoding hypothetical protein (Evidence 5 : Unknown function), which produces MVTVCYKTEFPNLMAVTLQRGNAKIGSFGQALIPAIFPSSLSSFRLHPE; this is translated from the coding sequence TTGGTAACTGTTTGTTATAAAACAGAATTCCCTAACTTAATGGCAGTGACGCTCCAGCGTGGGAATGCGAAGATCGGGTCTTTCGGTCAGGCACTAATTCCCGCGATTTTTCCTTCTTCACTGTCTTCGTTTCGGTTGCACCCTGAATAA